The proteins below are encoded in one region of Triticum aestivum cultivar Chinese Spring chromosome 1B, IWGSC CS RefSeq v2.1, whole genome shotgun sequence:
- the LOC123140015 gene encoding CBL-interacting protein kinase 19, which translates to MAATPPSSRDPSPQPRRPAAAAGRPAASGTGTIGNGKRGGLLLGRYELGRVLGHGTFAKVYHARHADTGETVAIKVLDKEKALRAGLVPHIKREITILRRVRHPNIVRLFEVMATKSKIYFVMEFVRGGELFARVAKGRLKEDTARRYFQQLISAVGFCHARGVFHRDLKPENLLVDERGDLKVSDFGLSAVADQFHPDGLLHTFCGTPSYVAPEMLARRGYDGAKADIWSCGVILFVLMAGYLPFHDQNLMAMYRKIYRGEFRCPRWFSRDLTSLLNRLLDTNPETRITMAEVMQSRWFQKGFRPVRFYVEDDQLHSLGDSESEELGLVEPTEPPPPPPLPPPLPPPPQQEDDDSGWESDSSVASCPATLSCEERQRPAGRLTRPASLNAFDIISFSKGFDLSGLFEERGSEVRFISAQPMETIVTKLEEIAKMKSFSIRRKDWRVSIEGTREGEKGPLTIGAEIFELTPSLLVLEVKKKAGDKAEYDDFCNKELKPGMEPLVHHQSGSARNVPSDTE; encoded by the coding sequence ATGGCGGCCACCCCGCCGTCGTCGCGGGACCCGTCGCCGCAGCcccgccggccggccgccgccgcgggccggCCCGCCGCCAGCGGCACCGGCACCATAGGCAACGGCAAGCGCGGCGGGCTCCTGCTCGGCCGCTACGAGCTGGGCCGCGTCCTCGGCCACGGCACCTTCGCCAAGGTCTACCACGCCCGCCACGCCGACACGGGCGAGACGGTCGCCATCAAGGTGCTCGACAAGGAGAAGGCGCTGCGGGCGGGCCTCGTCCCGCACATCAAGCGCGAGATCACCATCCTCCGCCGCGTCCGCCACCCCAACATCGTGCGCCTCTTCGAGGTCATGGCCACCAAGTCCAAGATCTACTTCGTCATGGAGTTCGTCCGCGGCGGCGAGCTCTTCGCGCGCGTCGCCAAGGGCCGCCTCAAGGAGGACACCGCGCGCCGCTACTTCCAGCAGCTCATCTCCGCCGTCGGCTTCTGCCACGCGCGCGGCGTCTTCCACCGCGACCTCAAGCCCGAGAACCTCCTCGTCGACGAGCGCGGGGACCTCAAGGTCTCCGACTTCGgcctctccgccgtcgccgaccAGTTCCACCCCGACGGCCTCCTCCACACCTTCTGCGGCACCCCCTCCTACGTCGCGCCGGAGATGCTCGCGCGCCGCGGATACGACGGCGCCAAGGCTGACATATGGTCCTGCGGCGTCATCCTCTTCGTCCTCATGGCCGGCTACCTCCCTTTCCATGACCAGAACCTCATGGCCATGTACCGCAAGATTTACAGAGGGGAGTTCCGGTGTCCGAGATGGTTCTCCAGAGATCTCACCAGCCTATTGAATCGGCTTCTTGACACCAACCCGGAGACAAGGATCACCATGGCGGAAGTCATGCAGAGCAGGTGGTTTCAGAAGGGATTTCGGCCCGTCAGGTTCTATGTTGAAGACGATCAGCTGCACAGCTTAGGGGACAGTGAGAGTGAGGAGCTGGGGCTGGTCGAACCTAcggagcctcctcctcctcctccacttccgccgccgctgccgccaccaccgcagcaagaggatgatgactcagggTGGGAGTCGGATTCCTCTGTCGCATCCTGCCCTGCCACGCTGTCGTGCGAGGAGCGGCAACGGCCTGCCGGGCGTCTCACACGGCCAGCAAGCCTCAACGCTTTCGATATCATATCCTTCTCCAAGGGATTTGATCTATCAGGGCTGTTCGAGGAGCGAGGGAGCGAAGTGAGATTCATCTCGGCACAACCCATGGAAACCATTGTTACAAAATTGGAGGAGATTGCCAAGATGAAGAGCTTCTCCATTCGCCGCAAGGACTGGCGCGTAAGCATAGAAGGCACCAGGGAAGGGGAGAAGGGGCCATTGACGATTGGGGCTGAGATATTTGAGCTTACACCAAGCCTCTTGGTGTTGGAGGTGAAGAAGAAGGCAGGGGATAAGGCAGAGTATGATGACTTCTGCAACAAAGAGTTGAAACCTGGGATGGAGCCTCTCGTGCACCACCAATCTGGTTCGGCTCGAAATGTACCTTCTGATACTGAGTAG